The window TTCCATCTTACATTTCATATTTCATATTCTAATTTATATAATAACTGTTCTGACAATATTTTTATGACTTTGTCACCCCATTTTTCATAGAACGGGTCCTTAATATCTAACtaacaatttattttatttattcccACTCTACTTTTTCTGAATGTTTTTATACCATTCTTTTCTCACTAGGAGGTCAACCAACACATCAAGTCTTAGACCTCACAGAACTACTATTGTTGCTATAGCCTCAAGCTCTCTGATCGTGTCATGAATGCCACTCATTCccgaaatgagtaacaaaaaAGTAATATTCTTACCTTAAGCTCTAATACATGATATAAAAATCAAATAAGAGAATTTTTCTAACACATCATATAGCCTCCCATAGCGCGCTACACACTACAATATATGATCCATGACTCCCCAAGACCACTAAACTTAAaactctgatactaacttgtaaTGCCTCCAAATTAGTATTGGACGTGATTGCCACCGAGCTTGTACTACTTGTTGAGTTATCTAATGTACCTCAAGATCAAATTGTGGGACTAATGCCATTATAGTCCCAAAAGAGTCTTTCAATGAAGTCGCAGATACAGTCTCTTTATAGTTGATTCGTTATTTATGGGTGAAGCCTTTAGCAACAAGACGTGCCTTATACCTCTCTACATTATCTTCGAATCCCTCTTGGTTTTTAATATCCAGTTGGAAAAATTGGCTTTGCACCAGTTTTGATATCTGTactaaaatgtgcagcaagtgtagtataagtacattaTTGTAGTAGTCAGAAAGTATCATGATTGTCCCAACAAAATAGTGGCGATGGTTTagtagaaaatatttattttaataactTGTGTAGTGTTATTCCCGGTCagtattgctgtatttgtaaatattaattctgcaaaatataagttaacgtaatgaaacaataataataaattcgagcccactgaattcacagtgtttccttaaggaatttaatcccctcctagtacccaaggtaatggattatttcctcccaggatagaacgaataacacactggtgtagcggtacttcaaaccccagtgtttcggcgaacacaaagttcggtagcaaatcacacttacagttgctttgtttgaagttaaaaacaatgcagaacgaaggagtatatactcagaaaaaacgtatggaagttctgagaggaaggagtgcaatgtatagccaatttgttgagcgaattgtatgttgagttgagttatctttcttcaacatttgctgctcatatatatagcagccaagaaggagtgcaagaccaaacgtccacccttcatggtggagcaagcattacatgtttgtggagcaagcacttcatgtttgtggagcaagcacttcatggtgggaagaccattatccggctgccaaattatcaatacacggattggaaaatatccgtttacaaatacggataatcttacgttaatatttactattaacaaataaatttggtccaaaaaattaatcaatcaatcgatcatttgaccaaatccaaatccaaagccgagcgagcgacgacgacgacggcgcgaggcttgctttcttcttaactctttaagagctacaagaagagcaattatatatatacccaccaaaaatgtcttccacttccaatatgggacaatgtctcattgttaagagggggaaacttaaaattttactcaaaatttcattttccctccatttcccattcaccctcattttaagaatattacatcttaaaaaataaaacctcaacaatcccccacatgaatggggaatggctatatcacggaagtatgcatgaaaaaactgtgtgatttacaagcaaggattaattgcatctggataagtaggtttccctttgaactttccgtagtaaacttatgtcggatatactcggtcaatcggtagatttgatatctttgaaccgtcgatctttggtgtatacctagacaaccataagtcatacaatcaacccttaaccgtctttggttctcattgttgtgttcgtttcagccatgaacaccgcctggtttcataagtgcgtagagaactggccttacaaagttctcctggaagcggctcacacttcacacttaaataggtgattcctaaacgtgtcatcctgtagatacactatttgatataccccgtatcaaatttagaaatcattaaaaagccttaatgctttatccttgatactgaacattgtctcatcacgagaatggactaaaattttatttgacaatgttgaaccgtcattaatgactttgtttgatctctttgaacctagatcttgggatctccagtcttctaggtagagttaccgccacaatgacttgttctcggccatagccccattctccttgatgatttctcaactacctctctagttaggccttttgtaagtggatctgacatattatcacttgactttacatagtcaattgtgataattcctctagagagtaattgcctaacggttttatgtcttcgtcgtatatgacgagatttaccgttatacatgacgctcccagcccttccaattgccgcttgactatcacaatgtatgcatattggtgccaacggtttgggccaaaatggaatgtcttccaagaaattccggagccattcagcttcttcaccggctttatctaaggctatgaattcagcctccattgtagagcgggcaatacatgtttgtttggacgacttccaagataccgctcctccaccaatagtgaatacatatccactcgtggacttagaatcagttgaaccggtgatccaatttgcatcacagtatccctcaatcaccgcaggaaattactgtagtgcaattcaaagttctgggtatgttctaaatatcccaaaactcatttcattgccatccaatgagattggcctggattgctcgtatatcgactcagtttacttatagcacaagctatgtctggtcgtgtacaattcatgatatacattaagcatcccaatacacgagcataatccaattgtgatatgctttggcctttgttctttgctaatgcaagattcacgtcaattggagtctttgcaactttaaagcccaagtgcttgaatttttcaagtactgtcttaatataatgagattgtgacaatgccagaccttgaggagtcttattgatcttaattcccagaattaaatcagcaactcccaagtctttcatatcaaacttgctattgagcatatgcttagtagcatttatgttggcaatgtcattactcattatcaacatatcatccacatataggcaaacaatgactatgtgatttggaacatttttaatgtacacgcatttatcacattcatttatcttaaaaccatttgacaacattgtttggtcaaatttcgcatgccattgtttgggtgcttgttttagtccgtaaagagacttaacaagtctacataccttcttttctttacctggaaccacaaacccttcaggttgttccatgtaaatttcttcctccaactctccatttaagaaggccgtcttaacatccatttgatgaatttcaagaccatacactgcagctaatgctactaacatccgtatggacgtaattcttgtaactggagagtatgtatcaaagtagtctagaccttctcgttgtctataccctttgactacgagccttgccttgaatttatcaatagtgccatcatctttgatttttctcttaaaaatccatttagaacccaaaggtttatttccaggaggaagatcaaccaattcccatgtatggttgttcaatatggattgtatttcactattgactgcctctttccaaaacaatgattccgaagaagtcatagcttctttaaatgtttgaggctcattctccaataagaaagtcacaaaatctggtccaaatgaagtagacgttctttgacgtttactacgtcttggattctcctgattacatgtactttcttttgtttcttcccgaggtcgtttagatccttcaccaaacgactcacattcctttttatacggatatatattttcaaaaaactcagcattatctgattctataaccgtattattatgaatgtcgggattttctgatttatgaaccagaaatcgatatgctttactatttgtcgcatatcctatgaaaacacaatcaacggttttcggtcctatctttacccttttgggtttaggaacttgcacttttgccaaacacccccacactttaaaataattcaagttgggcttccttcctttccattgttcataaggaatggattgtgttttgctatggggcactcgatttaatattcgattagccgtaagaatggcttcccccacaagttctgtggcaaaccagaacttatcaacaacgcattcatcatctcctttaatgtgcgattctttctttccgcaatcccattagattggggcgtgtaaggggctgttgtttgatgaataattccatattctaaacatatttcttcaaaaggagattcatattcaccacccctatcacttcttatcatttttactttcttgttaagttgcgtttcaacttcatttttgtattgcctgaatgcgtctattgcttcatctttactattcagtaagtaaacatagcaatatcgagtaccatcgtcaataaaagttatgaaatacttctttccaccgcgagatggtattgacttcatgtcacaaatatctgtgtgaattaagtctaaaggatttgaattcctttcaactgacttataaggatgtttaacatacttagattccacacatgtttgacattttgatttttcgcattcaaacttgggcagtacttccaagttaatcattttccgcaaggttttataattgacatgacccaaacgtacatgccataaatcatttgactcaagtaagtaagaagaagctgaaatattattattattttcaacaaccattacatttaggttgaaaaggccctcggtgaggtaaccttttcccacaaatatttcattcttactaattacaaccttgttggatacaaaaatgcacttaaaaccgtgcttaacaagaagtccagtagagactaaattctttctcatttcgggaacatgaaggacattgttcaaagtcatgaccttgccagaagtcatttttagaaataccttcccatatccttcaacttttgctgttgaagcatttcccatataaactgtctctccgggttcagcaagagcataggtagcaaaagcctctctaactgcacaaacatggcgagtggctcctgaatcaaaccaccacagtttaggatttcccaccaagttacattcagagagcatggcacacaagttatcaacatcatcatggtttactaccatgtttgcttgaccccttttcttgtctttcttcggagcacgacactccgtagatttgtgtccggttttcccacagttgtagcagttttcactgaaccgcttcttgcttgggttgtatttcggaccagaagccttcttcctctttttgttagcttcaacaatatttgctcccattattgttgaatttccacggcctctcctttcagcagctttattgtcctcttcgattctcaaccgaacaatgagatcttcaagggacatttcctttcgtttgtgtttcaaataatttttgaagtccttccacaacggaggcaacttctcaatcattgctgctacttggaatgctttgTTGATTACAAGActttcagcaagtagatcataaataatcacttgcaattcctggacttgagtaataacagacttgctatctatcattttgtagtccagaaattttgcggcaacgaatttcttcatcccggcatcttcagtcttatatttcttttcaagcgcattccacaattctttggatgtctccatgctactgtatacattatacagattatcatccagtccgctaagaatataattcttgcataaaaaatcagaatgcttccacgcttcaatcacgagaaagcgttcattatctggagttttatccggcagatcaggaacatcttccttgatgaacttctgtagacataacgtagttaagtagaagaacatcttctgctgccagcgtttgaaatcaatcccggaaaattttttgggtttttctgccggtgccaacgtcggtgttcggcttgtcgttgcgttggcagtcgccatcggaacagcttggttttcattttcagtcatcatctttttcagaaaagaatgacacaaacaaacgtttaatacacgttttcaaactggagtaaaaattacgtagattttaatatccaacaaaacgccacgaaggcttaactctccaaaacgggagtacacaaaccacaaaggttttagtttgcagaataataagaataacacaagtacagaaataaatattaaattccttaagattgttattcccggtcagtattgctgtatttgtaaatattaattctgcaaaatataagttaacgtaatgaaacaataataataaattcgagcccactgaattcacagtgtttccttaaggaatttaatcccctcctagtacccaaggtaatggattatttcctcccaggatagaacgaataacacactggtgtagcggtacttcaaaccccagtgtttcggcgaacacaaagttcggtagcaaatcacacttacagttgctttgtttgaagttaaaaacaatgcagaacgaaggagtatatactcagaaaaaacgtatggaagttctgagaggaaggagtgcaatgtatagccaatttgttgagcgaattgtatgttgagttgagtttctttcttcaacatttgctgctcatatatatagcagccaagaaggagtgcaagaccaaatgtccacccttcatggtggagcaagcattacatgtttgtggagcaagcacttcatgtttgtggagcaagcacttcatggtgggaagaccattatccggctgccaaattatcaatacacggattggaaaatatctgtttacaaatacggataatcttacgttaatatttactattaacaaataaatttggtccaaaaaattaatcaatcaatcgatcatttgaccaaatccaaatccaaagccgagcgagcgacgacgacgacggcgcgaggcttgctttcttcttaactctttaagagctacaagaagagcaattatatatatacccaccaaaaatgtcttccacttccaatatgggacaatgtctcattgttaagaggggaaacttaaaattttactcaaaatttcattttccctccattttccattcatcctcattttaagaatattacatcttaaaaaataaaacctcaacatgTAGTTCATATACATAACAGTAAGAGAGAGAAAACACAAAAATATCATGATAAGCTAAAACACAGTCAACGCATGTATCAATGTAAACAGATAGAGTCTACGAAGTAATGCGCCCTATCTCGGCTAAACAAGCCCAATGCATCAATACGATGTAAAGCCCCGACTATTTATAATGATTCCTTATGTCTTGAGTTAACACTTATTTGACGAAAAGCTCGTGGGAAGATCGATTACTAAGTGACAAAAGTGCTTAAATATATATTTATGATGATTTGAATCAAGATATGTAAGTACAATGACCAAAAGATTGGAGAAAAGTGTTGGAGGCCAAgtatagaaaataactcagttTTGCTTCAATACGCAACTGTCAAGCGACCTGAAATTGGTCAGGTATAGAAAAACATCTCAGTTTCGCTCCATTACGCGACTGCCACACAGTCGTCTATAGGTAATTTTAGATTTCGGGAAAGGCCATTATTTTAGAGTTTTGAAAATTGAGTCTTCTTCCACAAAGTGATTATGACTTTGGGCAAGCTCTCACATCACTAGGTGACTGTTATGAACATTTTTAAGTTAATTTCATTCCATTAATCCTAGTTTTAATATGGGTTTACATTAAAATCTTTATATTTTATCATCAAAGCTTCAAAGGTTGGGCAAGAACACCCATCAAGGAAGAACTAGGGATTTGACTTTGAAAAGTAAATTCCATTTCATAGAATGACATATTGATAGTGATTAACATACTAAAATAGTATTAGAGAAAAGAAGTACCATAAGAAACAAGACTTTTACCCAAAATATTTAAAGATTGAATCTTGAACAAGGGGTTCTTCATGGTTGAAGAAGGTGGTAATAATGATTGTAATTATGGGTGTTGTCTAGCAAATTTTGATGTAGATTACGGACTGTAGCAGTAATTTGGTTGAATGGAGCACACATTTCTTGAAAGGGAAGATTTAAATGAGTTAAGCCTGTTCTTAACGTTCTTTTCTCACAAATTCATACCCATGAGGTGTTTgatcaaatatttataaatattaatgtgAATTTAATTGGAGCGACTGAGCTCATATTATTCATAATAATATTTTGTTATGACTCCTTGATTAAATTGTATTGTATGCGTATTTCCTATATAAGATTGGAAATTATTTCATTATCTTATACACTTAAATTCATGATTGTTAGAAAGAAAATTTTAGATATCAGAAAACATGCTCATACTTATATTATGTCTTGAATATCAGAATGGCATGCGAATTGATTGTTTCATTTTCAAAGAATAAAACTTTCTTCTGACAGTCATCAATAGCATTTTAGAATCAAAAATAAACTCATGGGTCAAAGAATGAATTTCCAGGAAAATAATTTAGGAATTTTCTTAGGTTTCTAAGAAGGGTTCATAACCTATAGTTATTTATGTTAACTCGAAACTAATCGTACCATAGTAGGAGATTAGTGTACTGTTGGTTCGGGCAATATAATAATAGTGCCCTGGTAAGGTACGAGAACGCAACCATGCTAGAACCTTGAATTGTGAGGCGCTACAGGAATGGGGTCTAAGCGATTAGGATGGGTTCATATACCATATTGATCATATGATTACATTTTCAGACTAAGAATAAGAAAGAATGTCAGAATCAATGGTATTCctaagaagagaaaagaaagattAAGTTTTAGAAAAGAAAATTCAAGTATTATTTTGACCAAAAGTTTTAATATTTATTCATCTGAATTTTGCGTATTGTttcagaaaagaaagaaagaagaagcgGTTTATCCGGAAGTTATAAGAATTGTTTTGCTCATATGCTTTATtggatttaaaaatatttatgctTTAAAGATGCTTTTAGAATATCATGCCTTGAATTCATGTTTTCTCTGAGTCTCGTCTGTAACAATCCGGCCGGCAGTTTTGTGTATTTGAATCTTgtttccctatttgatgcttcccgtATTTGAGTATTATTTTGTAACTTGCGAGGATAGTTGGTTCGATTTCGATAAGGTGTTGGAGTGATTCGGGACACTTAGTTTcattgttggaagcttaagttataagagttgacctgtcacgatcccaatttcccaccttaggatgtcgtgatggcacctaatctctaagactaggtaagcctaacatatgctgatttaataacagaattgaactatttaattaTTTACcataaaccattaaatgacataTTGATGTCGTGCGataattccatatattttgacattatttaccctacttgcttgttgtttggatgctaatttgtACGACAATTGCGCTTAATAGAGCTTATTTCACGTGTAGGAATGCTTGAACATGAATTGGAGAAAAGTTGCACGAAATGGTAACTCAGAACTATaaaatggagcaataaaagaagacgtACAAGACAATGAAAAGCCATGGctatagacagtgcaaggcattgtCCAGGGCACTGTTGTTGGCGCCCCAGACAGTGCCTCGCGCAGAAATATTGATGCCATAGACTGTGCCTGGCGAAAAAATAGTGATGCCATAGACAGTGCCTCGCGCCGACGATGCCATCCGAGCAAATTTTAATTCCTcactagttttggatatatagaaTTCGGCCCCTACCCTATAAATACCTCTTAAAGTTAGTTTTTGAAGGGTTAGACATCATTAGAGAGGAAAGAGGCTACAAAACACTTTGGAAGCACGAATCACTCGAGTTTTTCTTTCCGCTTTTCTTTAATTTGTAGTTTAATGCTTTCAGTAATCTATGATTATTTACAaagttatgagtagctaaacccgtcatctagggttgatgaaatcaattgttggatgaagtcttaattgtgttttgatataattgagccgttatTACTCTTTAATTGTTCAACTATGTATTTTTTGTGGTTAATtgaagggcccttgattaattgTGTCTAGTTATCTTGTGTTGCTTGGGAAAGAACACttgattagattgttgttgaacaacgccactttcaagtaagttaagagattaattatttgaatttaaaagCGGAATTacagataacgaagctttggcgcgatatttatgagttgtatgaattgtcaactagagtagttcgagagaatacctttagtaaattatcataattgatcgagagataattatGGTAAACAAGAACTCATCATCTTTAGAGAGTGTTACgacgagattatagctaacgtgtcagGAATTAATCCGACAATTGGGCAAATCGTAAATCCTAGATTTTTTTTTCCTTGATTCAACCTCATTCTTGCTAATTGATAGTTTTTATTATCATTTTTCCTTAGTTAAGTAATTTTGTTAATTCACAAATCAATTTTTGAACTCTgaaagttgtctgagcttatcattagtgaTACTGAAAAGTTGtagcaaataggttagttccctgtgggattcgaatCCGGACTCTTGAACCGGATTATTTTTGCAGCGATAGCTTAGacttttttataaggcatagttgggcgtgatcacatATAtagcgtcgttgccggggaactaataGTGTTATTCGTTACAACTTGAAAGAATTGCTAGGATTTTTAGTTTAGATAAATTTTCCGTGGTGCTAAAAATAtttccattgaaattctcacgtttgaaTTCTTCTGTGCCTCAGGTGCAGGCCTAGAAGCTCCTTGAGAACTGGTGAACTATTTGAAGGTCTACCAGATCCCGAGAAAGCATTCAGGACATTGAATCGGGCTAACAAGAAGGGCAAACAGCTAAAACAGAACGAACAAATCGAAAATGATATGGGTGACGTCGAGAACGTCAACAGGAACAATATAAATAATCAAGTGGACCCAAACATCAGAGTGGTAGCACCCCTGATGCCGGAGGCTGCTCTATATGATTGGGCGCAACCAAATGCTGAGAATTTGGCAactgcaattgcagtccctccGATACAAGCGGAGACTTTTCAAATTACAAACAACATGATGCACTTGTTGCAGAACAAAGGGTTGTTCTTCAGGTCTTACATCgaagacccacaacaacatcCGAAGAATATCCTATCAATTTGTGTCACTCAAAGACAGCCAAATGTGACACCCGAAGCAATCAGATTGTTACTGTTTCCTTTCTTAGTGACTGGGgaggctcaaacttggctgaattcGCTCTCAATAAACTCCATTGCTACATGGGAGGAACTAATCAAACAGTTCTTAAACAAGTTCTATCCACCCAACAAAACTTCaaggcaaattgatgagatattaTAGTTCAGGCAGAAACTAACTGAAACTTTGCAAGAAACCTTGGAGAGGTTTAAGGGCATGTTGGTGAAGTGTCCACGCCATGGCATCTCAGATTAGATGCTAGGAAAAATATTCTATATGGGTTTGGCTGACAGTCTGAAGGCCAATGTAGATGCTTCAGCCGGAGGTGCATTCTTGAGCAAATCATTCACAGAGTGTAAGATTCTTCttgacaagatggctcaaaattcaggctggATGACGAGGGATACAACACTCACTCCAATAGTGTATTCTGTTGCTCTTGAACGAAACAATACAAATGCAGAAAACAAAGCCACTCTCATGACCCAAATGAGCTTgttgacaaagaaaattgatgagatgggCACGAAACAGGTTCATATTGTTGACATAACAAATGGAGGCCTATGCACTCACTACATCAATCAGTCGTATGTTTGCTCGTGAAGTGGAGAGAATGATAACCAGGGCTTCAGAGAAAACatgaattacataaataattttGGGGATCAGAGGCAAGGTGGACAACAATGGGGACCTCAAAATCAGCAGTACAAACCAACCCAACAACAgtacaataccaatcctaggggagcACGACCACGATGCCAAGTTATGCACTATCAAAGGCAACATGGTTATAATCAGCAGCACCAGCAACAATTGTCTTACCAACAGCCTCATCAATATCAGGTGATTAGACAGGACGACAATAATATGATAGAAATCAAGGGCATGCTGCAACAAATCATTGGGACAAATGGAAGGATGCAAGAAATGTTAGCCGCACATGACTCAACTATTAAAGGCATTGAAACTCAGTTAGGCCAGCTGTCCATGGCTTTGAACAATCGTCTATAAGGAACATTGCCTGCAGGCACAAACATCAATACAAAATAGCAGAACCCGAATTAGTTAATGGCAGTGAGTCTCAAGAATGAAAGGGATTTGGATGGAGAGCAAGAAGTTGCTCAATCTAATAGAGAGACCGTGCCACTTACTCCAGTGCCATTCGAGATCGATGAGTCGACGGAGCTCACAAAGGTTGTAATTGAACAAGCACAAGTTGACAAAGGCAAGGAGAAGGAAATTGAACAGCTCCCGGAACAGGTAGTGGAAAAGACTTTTAATCAGGAAAAGACACAGGGCAGTGGGCAGAAGCTAATTCCAGCACCGTTCCCTCAAAGGTTGGCaaagcaaaagaaagatgatcaatgcaggaaattcatggaaatgctcAGACATATTCAATTTAATATTCCACTAATGGATGCCTTAAGGGAAATGCCAGGTTATGCTAAAATGATGAAGGATTTAATGTCGCGAATGTTTGACTTCTAGTACCTGCTACTGTAACTCTGACTCAAACTTGTAGTGCGGTAGTGACAAGACCTATGGCTCAAATATTGTCTGATCCCGGTAGTTTGACTATCCTATGCACAATTGGAAGTtagcttttgctaaagcattgtatGACTTGGGAGctagtatcaacttgatgcccttggcaatCTACACAAAATTAGGCATTGGTAGAGCTAAACCGACCTCAATGTTGTTGCAACTGGCTGATCGCATAGTGAAAAGGCCAACAAGAATTCTGGATGATGTGCTCGTCCAAGTGGGGAAGTTTGTATTTCCCGCTGATTTCATTATTCTTGACTGTCAAGTTGACGAAGTTAtacccataattttgggaaggccgtTCTTAGCCACTGGGAGAGCATTGATTGACTGTGACACTAGAGAGTTGAAAATAAGGTTGAATAATGAAGAAACAATATTCAATGTTCAACAATCTATGAGGAGGCCCAGCGAATTTGCAAATTGTTTGCTAGTGGAGGCAGTTGATGTAATACTACAAGAGGAGGATGAGACCCTTAATGTCAGAGACCCATTAGAAGCTTGATTGATGAATTTGGAAGATATGGATGGTAAAGAGTTGGCAGAGTGGGTTATGGCTCTCGAAGGTCAAGGGTTTTGGAAAAGGGAACCCCAGTTCGAGCCactacacttagaagaaagagaAACACCACCTGCGAAGCCgtcaatagaggagccaccacagttggaccTAAAA is drawn from Nicotiana tomentosiformis chromosome 12, ASM39032v3, whole genome shotgun sequence and contains these coding sequences:
- the LOC104102234 gene encoding uncharacterized protein, producing the protein MHNWKLAFAKALYDLGASINLMPLAIYTKLGIGRAKPTSMLLQLADRIVKRPTRILDDVLVQVGKFVFPADFIILDCQVDEVIPIILGRPFLATGRALIDCDTRELKIRLNNEETIFNVQQSMRRPSEFANCLLVEAVDVILQEEDETLNVRDPLEA